From Synoicihabitans lomoniglobus, the proteins below share one genomic window:
- a CDS encoding TonB-dependent receptor plug domain-containing protein, producing MNIRPFKGFAMPLALILSASVSSVAFAQATSGSSDSSANEEIVLEQFEVTGSRLSAASVEGALPTISFDSVDIAASGATTLVDYMRELPYSGGGGTIGSNYTNGGNGTSQIALRGIGGENTLVLVNGRRMTPSGTGSAVDLNAIPFSMVERIEILKSGGSVVYGTDAVAGVINVILKSNPDGGEATMYYGNTTDTDVARKQASFSVGGNGDKFRFFLGASFDEQAGLYAPDREYALGGGNSTYGNPGRFYFWGTDYDAINAANGNPGATDWTLKPGVTVATSLTDFQPWNNAAPEDGGSRFPYENFTTMVNPNKRYNFYANGAYDITDNLELSFDVNYANTHSEFQLAPSPYSSFQGINLNNYWYNQLFGAAAETTPGNEPYNVYRFVDFGPRMNVVDRDVFRLVGAMTGEITDTVSFEASWLYSEESTSDKELNGIDQARLEGSYSGTNTTADYNYFTRSFILAPELGGGGIDPDAPYNPQSLIDELKVDTNTAVNSKTQVFDLKLNGTELFELPAGYVEGVVGFEYRKQDVLSKPDAIKLSGSVGWNAADGITEGGRKVMGVYGETAIPITDTLSGTLAYRFEDYADEFEAKVGSAGLRWQAIEDELTLRANFSQGFVAPALLDLYNPGFESFPEIIDTRFDANDPLRLYQVSVSYIGSQRSGEALSPEESDIYSFGATYSPKAIPGLEITVDWALIDQSNLIVYSVQGVVDAWVRSGGPGNPNADFADRIVLQSDATAPDGVTIDQLLGVGPRNVAFQKTEYVDVEAAYRWNTDTVGDFVFGASLTNYLTQEQQTAVTSDTYSYLGTFDGNVVYPEFKGRLSTRWSLGSWGAAVNANYMGSAIDETGGKPKIEADWIINANVSYTLRARDQFETKLTIGGTNLLDNPPPTTPGAFSNNYSERSYSPLGRYLYVKLEQQF from the coding sequence ATGAATATCCGTCCCTTCAAGGGATTCGCGATGCCGCTTGCGCTTATCCTGAGCGCTAGCGTCAGCTCTGTTGCTTTTGCGCAGGCTACCAGCGGATCCTCCGATTCTTCCGCAAATGAAGAAATCGTCCTCGAGCAATTCGAAGTCACGGGCTCCCGCCTTTCCGCCGCTTCGGTGGAAGGTGCTCTCCCCACGATTAGCTTCGATAGCGTCGACATCGCGGCCTCTGGCGCGACCACCCTCGTTGATTACATGCGCGAGCTGCCCTACTCCGGTGGTGGTGGCACGATCGGCAGCAACTACACCAATGGCGGTAACGGCACTTCGCAGATCGCTTTGCGTGGTATCGGTGGTGAGAACACCCTTGTTCTCGTCAATGGCCGTCGCATGACCCCTTCCGGCACGGGCTCGGCGGTTGACCTCAACGCGATTCCTTTCTCGATGGTTGAGCGGATCGAAATCCTCAAAAGCGGCGGTTCCGTGGTATACGGAACGGACGCGGTTGCGGGTGTCATCAACGTTATCCTGAAGAGCAATCCCGATGGCGGCGAAGCTACCATGTATTATGGTAACACGACCGATACGGATGTGGCTCGCAAGCAGGCCAGCTTCAGCGTCGGTGGCAACGGGGACAAATTCCGTTTCTTCCTCGGGGCCAGCTTTGATGAGCAAGCGGGTCTCTATGCTCCCGACCGCGAATACGCGCTCGGCGGTGGTAACTCCACCTATGGCAACCCCGGTCGTTTCTACTTCTGGGGCACCGATTACGACGCGATCAACGCGGCCAACGGCAACCCGGGGGCGACCGACTGGACGCTCAAGCCAGGTGTCACGGTTGCGACTTCGTTGACCGACTTCCAACCGTGGAACAACGCAGCTCCGGAAGATGGTGGTTCTCGTTTTCCTTACGAAAACTTCACCACGATGGTTAACCCGAACAAGCGTTACAATTTCTACGCCAACGGTGCCTACGATATCACGGACAACCTCGAACTCAGCTTCGATGTCAACTATGCGAACACGCACTCCGAGTTCCAGTTGGCTCCTTCGCCCTATTCCTCCTTCCAAGGCATCAACCTGAACAATTATTGGTATAACCAGTTGTTTGGTGCGGCGGCCGAGACGACTCCGGGTAACGAACCCTACAACGTTTATCGTTTCGTGGATTTCGGTCCGCGTATGAATGTGGTCGATCGTGACGTATTCCGTTTGGTTGGTGCGATGACCGGCGAGATCACGGACACGGTGAGCTTCGAGGCCAGCTGGCTTTACTCCGAAGAGTCGACCAGCGACAAGGAGCTGAATGGTATCGATCAAGCCCGACTCGAAGGTAGCTATTCCGGCACCAACACGACGGCTGACTATAATTACTTCACGCGTTCGTTCATCCTCGCTCCCGAACTCGGTGGCGGCGGCATCGACCCGGACGCGCCTTACAACCCCCAAAGCTTGATCGACGAGCTCAAGGTCGATACCAACACCGCGGTCAACAGCAAGACCCAGGTCTTCGACCTCAAGTTGAACGGCACCGAGCTCTTCGAGCTGCCGGCGGGTTATGTCGAAGGCGTCGTCGGTTTCGAGTATCGCAAGCAGGACGTCCTCTCCAAGCCTGACGCGATCAAGCTGTCCGGTTCGGTCGGTTGGAATGCGGCTGACGGTATCACCGAAGGTGGTCGTAAGGTCATGGGTGTTTACGGCGAAACGGCGATTCCGATCACCGACACGCTATCCGGCACGCTGGCTTACCGTTTCGAAGATTATGCGGACGAGTTTGAAGCCAAGGTCGGTTCCGCCGGCCTGCGCTGGCAGGCCATCGAAGACGAGCTGACGCTGCGCGCCAACTTCTCTCAAGGCTTTGTGGCTCCGGCTCTGTTGGACCTCTACAATCCGGGCTTCGAGTCCTTCCCTGAGATCATCGACACCCGTTTTGACGCCAACGACCCGTTGCGCCTCTATCAGGTGTCCGTAAGCTACATCGGCTCACAACGTTCCGGTGAAGCGCTCTCTCCCGAAGAGTCCGACATCTATAGCTTCGGTGCGACCTACTCGCCCAAGGCCATTCCCGGCTTGGAGATCACGGTTGACTGGGCGCTCATCGATCAGTCCAACCTCATCGTTTATTCGGTGCAAGGTGTGGTCGACGCCTGGGTTCGTTCTGGCGGTCCCGGTAATCCCAACGCCGATTTTGCTGACCGTATTGTGCTTCAATCCGATGCTACCGCACCGGACGGGGTCACGATTGATCAGCTGCTGGGCGTGGGCCCGCGCAACGTGGCCTTCCAAAAGACGGAATACGTCGACGTGGAAGCTGCGTATCGCTGGAATACCGATACCGTGGGCGACTTCGTCTTTGGCGCCTCACTCACCAACTACCTGACGCAGGAGCAGCAAACGGCCGTGACTTCCGACACCTACAGCTACCTCGGCACGTTCGATGGTAATGTGGTTTATCCGGAGTTTAAGGGCCGTCTCTCCACCCGCTGGTCCTTGGGATCTTGGGGTGCCGCAGTGAACGCCAACTACATGGGCTCGGCGATCGACGAGACCGGCGGCAAGCCGAAGATCGAGGCCGACTGGATCATCAATGCCAATGTCAGCTATACGCTGCGGG